One Triplophysa dalaica isolate WHDGS20190420 chromosome 1, ASM1584641v1, whole genome shotgun sequence DNA segment encodes these proteins:
- the LOC130428678 gene encoding torsin-1A-like, with the protein MKASYFVTVLLLSDITLTSGFIMESIVCGSAVAAFLYALSHWDNVLPFDHKRLEKDLNENLHGQHIVSKVVLRTVSSFMTDSNPNKPLVLSFHGTAGVGKNHVSKIIARNIYKLGDKSEHFIMFVSQHHFPHKDKVDMYSARLKEQIHQHVSRFPRTMFVFDEMDKMNPRLVETIKPFLDYGTHVDGVSFRSAIFIFLSNAGGDVINNIALDFWKAGKNREELQMKEMENQILQNIVNDKSTGGFWHSSLINHHLVDHIVPFLPLEMKHVRQCVLTEMVNLNINLQHHAHLADTVARDMPFFPSDKIFSVKGCKSVRQKLMLYVDD; encoded by the exons aTGAAAGCGTCGTATTTTGTGACAGTTTTATTGCTTTCAGACATAACATTGACTTCAGGTTTTATCATGGAATCCATTGTATGTGGTTCTGCTGTTGCTGCATTTTTGTATGCATTGTCTCATTGGGATAATGTATTGCCTTTTGATCATAAAC gTTTGGAGAAGGATTTAAATGAGAATCTCCACGGCCAACATATCGTGTCGAAAGTTGTTCTGAGAACTGTATCGTCATTTATGACGGACAGTAACCCGAACAAACCCCTCGTGCTCTCCTTCCACGGGACCGCAGGAGTGGGGAAAAACCACGTGTCTAAAATCATCgcaagaaacatttacaaactaGGGGACAAGAGCGAacattttatcatgtttgtATCCCAACATCATTTTCCACACAAAGACAAAGTTGACATGTACAGC GCAAGACTAAAGGAGCAGATTCATCAGCACGTATCACGTTTCCCTCGGaccatgtttgtatttgatgaAATGGACAAGATGAATCCACGGCTGGTCGAGACCATCAAACCTTTTCTGGACTATGGGACACATGTGGATGGCGTCTCATTCCGCAGTGCAATCTTCATTTTTCTAAG caaTGCAGGTGGTGATGTGATCAACAACATAGCTCTGGATTTCTGGAAGGCAGGTAAAAACAGAGAAGAACTACAGATGAAGGAGATGGAGAATCAGATCCTTCAAAACATCGTCAATGATAAGAGCa CAGGTGGATTTTGGCACTCCTCTCTAATAAATCACCACCTGGTGGATCACATTGTTCCTTTTCTCCCTCTGGAAATGAAGCATGTACGCCAGTGTGTTTTGACTGAAATGGTCAATCTGAACATCAATTTACAACATCACGCTCATCTGGCAGACACAGTGGCCAGAGACATGCCCTTCTTCCCCTCAGACAAAATCTTCTCTGTTAAAGGCTGCAAGTCAGTCAGACAGAAGCTGATGCTGTACGTTGATGACTAG